The Brassica oleracea var. oleracea cultivar TO1000 chromosome C6, BOL, whole genome shotgun sequence genomic interval TTAAGACATTAAACATTCAAAGATGGGGTCAGTCAAATATATTATTCCTATCATCATGTCAATAACGAATGTCTTACAGAATCGACCCCATTAAATCAAACTAAAACCTAACCTTTGGATTTTATAAAACAAAAGCAAAAGGCAGACAATAAAAGTTGGTTTCTCGTAAATAGCGCAACAGTAACTCTCTGGTTAGACTTACAGTATATACATACATTAAACAGCTTTCACCTTCAACTCATAGAACTTCTCTCACTCAACCATCTTAACACAGCTTTATCTTTCTTGAAAGATTTTCAATTTCATCTGTTCTCAAAATGGCGAAATCAAAAAACATCTCTACAAGTCAAAGATTGGGTTGTGAGAGTCTCCTTGGCTGTATTTTCGAAAGTTGGAGCCCTCGCAGGCGGAAACCCTCTATACCAGAGAAAGATCGCAAGACAACAGATTACTTGCCTCCCAAGTCAACAACCATTACAAACCCTAAAACCCTTCCAAGAAAATCAACAGATTCTTCTTCGCGAAGTAAACCAAGAAAGTCATCAGATTCGGCCAGAAAATCGGTGTCGTCGGCTTCACCAAGACCAGAGAGCAAGACGTTTTCACCTAACGGCGTGATGGGAAACATCATCGTTAAACCACAGCCCGCCGTTAACTCTACCGACGTGGCACAGACGAATGGTCGGTGGGAGGGCAAAACGGTAAACTACAGACTTTGTCCGGAGGATCTGAAGAGAATGGGAAACGAAGAGTATTGTCGTGGACGGTTTGGAGAAGCTCTTGTGTTTTACGAGAGAGCTATCTTAGCTGACCCTAAAACGCCGACGTATTGGTCTAACAAATCGGCCGCTTTGATCAGTCTTGGTCGTCTTTTAGAAGCTTACGATGCTTGCGAAGAAGCTTTAAGGTTAAACCCTAATTACGAGAGGGCTCATCAAAGACTCGCTTCTCTCCAACTCAGGTAGAGTTTCTTCGCTCTGTTCTCTTTTGTTTATTCCTTACTTGGTTCATCGAAGTATTTATATGCCTTGAATCTAGTGTGATCCGAACGGTATAGAGTCTCTACTATATATATAGACCGCAATATTTTGCTTAATTAGTCACTTTTATTGGATCTAAACCCGCGAATCCGTCAGGATAGCGTTTTAGATGTGCGATACTCATATTCTGAAATGATCTCTAATAATAGGAAATTATCTTTGCATGTGGACGTAACTTATTTGGTGAACCATCTTAAATTTGTATTGTTTTCTTTATTCCATTTATTCTGCATTGTTCTTTTCACATTCGTAATAACGCTAATTAATTGGAATTACAAAAATGTCAAATTATACCATGAGTTTTTTTAAACCAGATTGGGCGAGGCTGAAAAAGCTTTGTGTCACTATAACCAAGCTGGAAAATACACAGAGACAAGACATATAGAACAAGTTGAAGATGTAATAAAATGCTTAAGGAGGTGTGATGAAGCTCGGAGATCAAAGGAATGGAATATTGTGTTGAAAGAAACTCGCTCTGTAATATCGTATGGAGCAGATTCTTCTCCTAGGGTTAGCTTTTCTTTCTTGTTTATATCATAGCTAGCTAATATTTTTATGTACTAACAAGGAGCCACAATTCTCAATCTCAAGGTCCATGCGCTCCAAACCGTGGCACTATTGCATCTACAGCGACAAGAAGAAGCATACGATGTGTACCAGAAAGGAACAAAACACTTTGATATCGATATTTACATAAAGATGTTTGGTCTTCCCATCACTTCTTACCTCTTAATGGTCGGAGCTCAGGTCTACATTGCAGCGGGAAGGTCAGTGCTACCTTGCCGTTTTTTATCATTTCTCTTAGAAACAACTCGACGTTTCATTACTTTAAAACGTGAGACCGAGACTCATGTTGTTTTCTTTTATGGACAGGTTTGAAGATGCAGTAACGGCGTCAAGTCAAGCGGCTCGACTGGATCCCAGTAATGAAGAAGTCAACGCAGTGGATAGAAAAGCTAGAGCGGTTGCTGCGGCGAGACTCAGCGGAAATTTACTATTCAATGCGTCCAAGTTTGAAACGGCTTGCGTGGTTTACACGGAAGGGCTCGAGCAAGAACCCACCAATGCCCTCTTGCTATGTAACAGAGCCGCATCAAGATTCAAGATTGGTCTGTACGATAAAGCTATAGAAGATAGCACATTAGTTCTTAATCTCCAGCCATCGTACCGGAAGGCTAGACGGCGCAGGGCTGATTCTTATGCGAAGGTATTTTAATTTTTAAATGTCAATTAAAGAACCGGTTTACTGAATTTAGGAATTGGTGTGATTGTAATGAATGTTAATTTGATTTACTCTCAGTTGGGGAAATGGCAACAAGCTATGCAAGATTATGAGTTTTTGATGATGGAGACACCTGGAGATGAGGACACTAGAAGAGCCTTGGCTGTGGCAAATGTCCGGTTAAGGAAACAGATTGGTGGAAATGTCCGGTTTAAAGGATTCGGATCGGGTTTAGTTGTTGTGAATGAGATGGGAGTTTTGGTTTAGAGTAAGTTGAATTCTATAGATTGTGTCTGCTTGTTTGCTTTGTTTTACTAAAAAGTCAAGTTATTTGATTTGATCGATTTCTTAATTTAGGGGGATGTTGTGTGTTTGCTATCAAAATTTTGTATAAAAAGAAATAAAATAAAGCCTCATCACATAACGGAAATCATCCGATAATTTCTCTTTTTCGCAAACTCAGTATAATAGTTTTGATACTTGAAGCCTGAGTACAGATTAGAAATTTCATTCAAAAAAAAAAGTGCAGATTAGAAACAGCATCTCATGTCAATTCCTTCGAAGTCTTACGGGTTTGTGGGCACAGCTGAATTAAACGATAACATTTGTGTGTTCTAGCTTGATGTGTTAAACCAACCATGTGTAATAAACTTATCAGAAATTGACAAACCCTCTAATCAAATAAATTCACTAGGGTAAAGTATGATAATCAAATAAATCAGTAATATTTGATAATCAAATAAATTTACTAGAGTAACTTATGATCATCAAATAAATTCACTAGAATAACATATAGATAAGATCAAATATATTCTTTATAATTAGTATTGTTACGATAAGAGTTATTTTCAATACTACTTAAGATCTTATTGTAAAACTAATCCTAGTTTACCACAAGATGAAGAAAGATATTAAGGTGAATGAAATAGACTTTCATTATAGATATTTCATATTTGACAATACTCATACGTAGGTTTGTTTCTTGTGACAATCATTTTTTAAGTTGTAACATTTGTATCAATGCTGATGTGTCAACACCATATCACTTCTCAGCTCAAATATTTAATGCTTCTTTGGTTACTAGAAAAATTGCAAGAGTATGCAATTCATTAATGTTTTGGTCGGACGTACATTAAATTACTGTTTTACAAAATCATTATTTATTTTTAAAAATGCGTCTACATAATTTTAAAATAACAAACTCTCGATAGGATTATCTTCCCATGTTGTGAACGGTTTATTAAAAACATTTACACATGATGAAATAAAGAATGCATAATCACTTGATGGTCGAGTGTTGTCTCATGAGGATGAGATGGAGTAGACACCTTCAAAGAGAAAACAATTCGATCAAACAAAGATGACATATTGCTTATGTTCAATACCAAAATAAAACATTGATCCACGATGATACATAAAAAAATATATTACCTATGGAACCTTTTATTAAAATTACTTTTCAAAGTTATATGAGTGCAAACGCATTACAAAAGTTAAATTTTTTTAAAAAAATTCAAATTTAAGAAAATCCGGTTTAATTTGGTAAGCCTGAACCAATATTCTATTGACAAAGTTAAATTCCAATTGACTTTCATAAAACATTGCAAACTTGCAATAATCTTACAATACTAAAAGGGGAATATGAAGCCCTCTGAGCTATGCCACATCAACAAATTAAATCAACCAATGAAAGAGTTTCAATTTGACAGGTCACTTAAGCTTTCTCGACCAAATCTTAAACGGGGCATTCCTGTGGGCTTTATATTTTGTTTTTTGTTCCTTTGGTACGGGCCTGTATGGCTCTTTAAAATAAAATCGATAACGTAATATATTGTGCTCTTCGACTTCCCTTCCTCAACACTTTATAAATCGATTAAAAAAAACTGCAGAAGAGTCACCACAAAATATGAACAGCTCTTCCTTATGCTGTTTTTTTCATTGAGCGATTCTTTGATACACACGATGACACGAACCTAAAAGTCTCTTTCTTTTTTTCAGGGGCATCCGTGATGAATGAAGCTCCAAGCGGTATTCATCCTTACCCTTTGCCTCCGTAAGTCCAGTCCGTCTACGTCTCTTTCATCATCACTAGAGATTTCTTCGGCGAACTGGTAAGAGATCCAAACCTTTGTTAATTGTTTTACATATTCTTATAGTTTTTATATCTCCAGATTCGTTTTGTGATTAGAACAGAACTATTCTTTATCTACAATAGAGAGCTAGAGACAATAATTGATTGTTTTAGGGTTTGGGAGTTTCCACTTCCATGAATCAGTGAAGACCGGGCTGATAGATAAAGTAAGCAGAGGATTCCGCTTTTTATTATTTTTCAGAGAAAATTCTCAGAATTTCACCAGTCAAATTCATAGCAAGGAGATCCTACCAGCCAAATTCAAACGTAGACCTTCGAGTTATTCATGCTTTTTATTGTTCTAGAGTTATTCGTGTTGCAAAACCGTGAAGATCCTGTCATAAAAAAAATAAACGTGAAGATCTTCATATCTGTAGTGAGGTACATCAAATGCTTTACCTAAATTAAAAAAAAATATATATATATATTTCATTTCTTATCTTCATGCAATTTCAAATTTGTTTTCACAATGATACAATCAGTCATCCTCTATTTAGCTACTTTTGGTCTCATCATCATTGTATTCTTTCATAACTCAGACTCATATACGTTTTTCAATCTTTTAAAATTTTCATTGATTCAGGCACTCACAACGCACAGTCAATGACAGAGAGGCGAAGAAAAACATTGTATTTTTTTTAATCATTTGTTGCTTTCTTACTTTTAGTTTCAAACTTTTGTGCTTATCTTTTTTCTGCTAGGCAAGATATTTTTTCCAGCAGATTATATCAAGAGTCAGATTGCCATGATGTAGAGAAATGACTTTGAAGTTCTTCTTAACTCTCGCAGACATATTGAAGTGTAGTTTATCACTCCTGTAGGCACACTATTTTTTCCTTATTCTCATAGCAAATACGCCAGAGTTAGAGGAGATTGGAAATATACCACTTTGTTTATGATCAAGTCAGATTGTACGGGATCCTCATTCTCTGTGTAACATGAACTCTAAATTAATTAACTAGCTCCGGATAACCACAAAATAAAAACAACAAATCTTTGACAGAGTCTTGGATTTTCAGATTAAGCTAAAAATCAAAAAGAACATCAAAAGTTGGTTGTTTATATGTTACCAATAAACACCTTTAAACTAAGAAAAAGTTTTTTAAAATTGGTTGTTTATATGATCCATCAATAAAATAATATTTTGAATGATTCTAAATATATTAGAATGGATCTTTAGTGTTATGGTTATTCGTTTAGGAGCCATAACAACACAACTTACTCAAGTAACAAACCTAGAAATGATAGAATCAAACATTGTAGCATATCATGCAAAAGATTGCTTAAATTAGAATATATATATAAGAATTAATTATTAAAAAAAAGTAAAATACTCTAAAAATAAACAAAATAGTAAAAAAAAATTACCCATACAGTCAATATTTTTAAACTCTACTTGGACACTGAACCATATTATTTTCAGGGTCGCCAAATCATTCGAGTGACTGTTGCTAAACCATGGATCAATAATTAATAAATTTTATTATATAGTTACATATTAATATAAAATTATTAATCGTCTAAATATTAGATAATATGAAATCATGTTTTATTTTCAAAACAAAATTGAAAATTTTATTTTTAATCTCAATTTTTTTTCCATGAAAAACAAATTATTTAACTAAGCTATTAATCTCGAATTAGGACTTTGGCCGAAAAATTAAGATAAAAATAATTATATAACAATTTTTGAAAAAAATAAATCTTTTGTACTAAAAATACAAAGATTTTTTTTTAATTGTTACCTCCGGTCTATTTTGTACATACTATTAGATTTTGCATCTTTATTTATAATGCTATACCAAATAAGTTAGTGTAAATGTCAATTCAGGTTAGAGCATCACCAATCAATACATTTTGCTTCTCTCTGTACGTCTCAATCATAAATTTTTTAAAATTAACTTAACAGTCTAAGATAATAATGTAAGTATGTTTCTCCTCTGCCAGACAAATAATATTGCAAGGTTATATATTTTCTATACAATGACAATGACAAATATATATATATGCATATGTGTAATGGTAGTAATGCACATAATCTATCCAAAGTAATTTTATGTCGTATCTAAACATGGAATCGTTCATAA includes:
- the LOC106299262 gene encoding inactive TPR repeat-containing thioredoxin TTL3-like: MAKSKNISTSQRLGCESLLGCIFESWSPRRRKPSIPEKDRKTTDYLPPKSTTITNPKTLPRKSTDSSSRSKPRKSSDSARKSVSSASPRPESKTFSPNGVMGNIIVKPQPAVNSTDVAQTNGRWEGKTVNYRLCPEDLKRMGNEEYCRGRFGEALVFYERAILADPKTPTYWSNKSAALISLGRLLEAYDACEEALRLNPNYERAHQRLASLQLRLGEAEKALCHYNQAGKYTETRHIEQVEDVIKCLRRCDEARRSKEWNIVLKETRSVISYGADSSPRVHALQTVALLHLQRQEEAYDVYQKGTKHFDIDIYIKMFGLPITSYLLMVGAQVYIAAGRFEDAVTASSQAARLDPSNEEVNAVDRKARAVAAARLSGNLLFNASKFETACVVYTEGLEQEPTNALLLCNRAASRFKIGLYDKAIEDSTLVLNLQPSYRKARRRRADSYAKLGKWQQAMQDYEFLMMETPGDEDTRRALAVANVRLRKQIGGNVRFKGFGSGLVVVNEMGVLV